The following coding sequences lie in one Cercospora beticola chromosome 9, complete sequence genomic window:
- a CDS encoding uncharacterized protein (BUSCO:EOG09264XUV), producing the protein MDQIKKRMNALRIEADESAAKVEELSAKVKALEQENLQKEQEITSLQHKTSMLEQEVEKLEKLHSEAKSAADDSAQHGTQNEALTRKLQLLEEEAEANDKQLRETNEKLRQTDVKAGHYERKVQALEANNAQWETKYEEMAKKYADTKKELDDFVAEIGNI; encoded by the exons atggaTCAGATCAAGAAG CGTATGAATGCCCTCCGCATCGAGGCCGACGAGTCCGCCGCCAAGGTTGAGGAGTTGTCCGCAAAGGTCAAGGCCTTGGAGCAGGAGAACCTTCAAAAGGAGCAGGAAATCACATCGTTGCAGCACAAGACTTCCATGCTCGAGCAAGAAGtggagaagctcgagaagctgcacAGCGAGGCCAAGTCGGCCGCAGACGACTCAGCACAGCACGGCACACAAAACGAGGCGCTGACGAGGAAGCTGCAACTGCTCGAGGAGGAGGCCGAGGCCAACGACAAGCAACTGCGAGAGACCAACGAGAA GCTTCGCCAAACAGATGTCAAGGCCGGTCACTATGAGCGAAAGGTCCAGGCACTCGAGGCCAACAATGCCCAGTGGGAGACAAAGTACGAAGAGATGGCCAAGAAATATGCAGACACCAAGAAGGAGCTCGACGACTTTGTTGCTGAGATTGGCAACATCTAA
- a CDS encoding uncharacterized protein (BUSCO:EOG09263K45) — protein sequence MAANTKYTPAPQRDSFEDEAPQYSQAPPSYQAEPLMGEARSEDDNVPDDFKFGGSVAEATLPIRIQFIRKVYAILTVQLLLTTALSAVSFFSESYKNWIQSNQWAMWVSLFGAIGFMLLTFWKRKSYPMNLAFLGVFTAMEAYSISVITSFYESRIVLQALIFTLGIFVFLSLFACQTKYDFTSWMPYLFGALWVLIIFGFMSAFFPHSSGVELGYGIVAALIFSGYILVDTQLIIRHYHVEEEIAAAISLYLDILNLFLAILRILNSQSNN from the exons ATGGCAGCGAACACCAAGTACACGCCTGCGCCGCAGCGCGACAGCTTCGAGGATGAAGCGCCGCAATACTCCCAAGCGCCACCCTCCTACCAAGCCGAACCGTTGATGGGCGAAGCAAGAAGCGAGGATGATAACGTGCCGGACGATTTCAAG TTTGGCGGGTCAGTCGCAGAAGCCACTCTGCCCATCCGCATTCAATTCATCCGCAAAGTCTACGCGATCCTCACAgtccagctcctcctcaCTACAGCGCTCAGCGCGGTTTCATTCTTCTCCGAATCATACAAGAACTGGATCCAATCGAATCAATGGGCGATGTGGGTTTCGCTCTTCGGAGCGATCGGCTTCATGCTCTTGACAttctggaagaggaagagctaTCCTATGAACCTTGCCTTCTTGGGAGTCTTCACAGCGATGGAG GCCTACAGCATCTCCGTAATAACCTCCTTCTACGAATCCCGCATCGTCCTCCAAGCCCTAATCTTCACCCTCGgaatcttcgtcttcctctccctcttcgcctGCCAAACCAAATACGACTTCACATCCTGGATGCCCTACCTCTTCGGTGCCCTCTGGGTGCTCATTATCTTTGGCTTCATGTCCGCTTTCTTCCCGCACAGCAGCGGCGTTGAACTCGGTTACGGAATCGTCGCAGCACTCATCTTCTCCGGGTACATTCTCGTCGACACGCAACTGATTATCCGCCACTACCATGTAGAAGAGGAAATCGCAGCGGCGATCAGCTTGTACTTGGATATCTTGAACTTGTTCTTGGCAATTTTGAGGATTCTGAACAGCCAGAGTAACAACTGA